The following proteins are co-located in the Phocoena phocoena chromosome 1, mPhoPho1.1, whole genome shotgun sequence genome:
- the INAVA gene encoding innate immunity activator protein isoform X3, with amino-acid sequence MTAPCWTGCSVRKASQVPKPPPDAPSRPLPPQTLEGLQPAGLDTGGLERAPIQNSPWKETSLDHPYEKPRKSSEPGSESSSPASTPQDGPSDPSPASCYVVPVRNVAGQRQGRISAPATPEMQGRRGQSQPLRTDPFRAGPDGRGRSALPRRRPTYYTVTAPAPVPCPACHSCSEDSGSDASSLSHPTPPGSSSPDISFLRPLSPPAPPRPRVPRGPRLRPPPACLRATRYLVLAEGRPPPGQWGEWGPGRGEDAAAPRWQRPPPAHGRVVRTPSLRDSPAGRGLSKAAVSEELKSWHERARLRSSRPHSLDRQGAFRVRSLPPGAESFARTQVRARVPTVCVLRRSPEGAPVQVFVPENGEIISQV; translated from the exons ATGACAGCTCCCTGTTGGACGGGCTGCTCCGTGAGGAAG GCATCTCAAGTGCCAAAACCTCCCCCAGATGCGCCTTCCCGGCCTCTCCCGCCCCAAACCCTCGAGGGGCTGCAGCCAGCAGGCCTTGACACGGGGGGCCTGGAGCGGGCCCCCATCCAGAACAGCCCCTGGAAGGAGACAAGCCTGGACCACCCCTACGAGAAGCCCAGGAAGTCTTCTGAGCCCGGAAGCGAGTCCAG CAGCCCGGCCAGCACCCCGCAGGATGGGCCCAGcgaccccagccctgcctcctgctACGTGGTCCCCGTCCGCAACGTTGCCGGGCAGCGGCAGGGCCGCATCAGTGCCCCGGCCACCCCTGAGATGCAGGGCAGGAGGGGCCAGTCACAGCCCCTGAG GACCGACCCCTTCCGCGCGGGCCCCGACGGCAGGGGTCGCAGCGCCCTCCCGCGCCGCCGCCCCACTTACTACACGGTGACGGCACCCGCTCCCGTGCCGTGCCCCGCCTGCCACTCGTGCTCCGAGGACAGCGGTTCCGACGCCTCCAGCCTGTCGCACCCGACGCCGCCTGGCAGCAGCAGCCCCGACATCTCCTTCCTGCGGCCACTGTCCCCGCCCGCGCCGCCCCGCCCGCGCGTGCCCCGCGGCCCCCGACTCCGGCCTCCCCCCGCCTGCCTGAGGGCCACGCGCTACCTGGTGCTGGCTGAGGGCCGCCCGCCGCCCGGCCAGTGGGGCGAGTGGGGCCCGGGGCGCGGCGAGGACGCGGCCGCCCCGCGCTGGCAGCGCCCACCGCCCGCCCACGGCCGCGTGGTCCGGACGCCCTCTTTGCGCGACAGCCCCGCGGGCCGCGGGCTCAGCAAGGCGGCCGTGTCCGAGGAGCTCAAGTCGTGGCACGAGCGGGCCCGGCTCCGGAGCTCACGCCCCCActcgctggaccgccagggggcTTTCCGCGTGCGCAGCCTGCCGCCTGGCGCCGAGAGCTTCGCGCGCACACAGGTACGCGCACGG GTGCCCACCGTGTGTGTGCTCCGGAGATCGCCTGAGGGGGCCCCCGTGCAAGTGTTTGTACCTGAGAATGGAGAGATCATCAGCCAGGTGTGA